Proteins encoded within one genomic window of Saccharopolyspora pogona:
- a CDS encoding heavy metal translocating P-type ATPase — MNTGTSPTAEIELAIGGMTCASCARRVERRLSKLEGVTATVNYATEKAKVTFPETLDPQQLVEQVEAAGYTAELPLEPAAEAEDPTKSLRNRLLHSAVLSVPVIALAMIPALQFTNWQWISLVIATPVVAWGAWPFHRAAWTNLRHGAATMDTLISMGTLAAYAWSLYALLFGAAGTPGMTHGFELTIQRMGGDGNIYLEVAAGVTTFILAGRYFEARSKRRAGAALRALLELGAKDVAVLRDGVEVRIPTDRLAVGDRFVVRPGEKIATDGIIEEGNSAVDASMLTGESVPVEVGAGDAVVGATVNAGGRLVVRATRIGADTQLAQMAKLVEDAQSGKAAVQRLADRISAVFVPLVILLALGTLISWLATGAGATAAFTAAVAVLIIACPCALGLATPTALLVGTGRGAQLGILIKGPEVLESTRRIDTVVLDKTGTVTSGQMSLVAVHAADGIGEEAVLRLAGAAEHASEHPIARAIARGAAERVGELPAVEEFSNVEGLGVQAVIDGRAVLVGRPALLAQWSQPLPAELVAAQTKAEKQGRTAVAVAWDGAARAVLAVADTVKPTSAAAIAGLRKLGLKPVLLTGDNETVARTVAAETGIDEVIAEVLPQDKVDAVKRLQSEGRVVAMAGDGVNDAAALAQADLGLAMGTGTDVAIEASDLTLVRGDLRAAVDAIRLSRRTLGTIKGNLFWAFAYNVAALPLAAAGLLNPMIAGAAMAFSSVFVVGNSLRLRRFRSTSTTEPMPGTEASEPVPAAARRG; from the coding sequence ATGAACACTGGGACGAGCCCCACCGCAGAGATCGAACTGGCCATCGGCGGCATGACGTGCGCGTCGTGCGCCAGGCGCGTCGAGCGGCGGCTCAGCAAGCTCGAAGGCGTCACGGCCACGGTCAACTACGCCACCGAAAAGGCCAAGGTCACCTTCCCGGAAACGCTCGACCCGCAGCAGCTGGTCGAACAGGTCGAGGCGGCCGGCTACACGGCCGAACTGCCCCTCGAACCGGCGGCCGAAGCCGAAGACCCGACGAAGTCCTTGCGGAACCGGCTGCTCCACTCGGCCGTGCTGTCGGTGCCGGTGATCGCGTTGGCGATGATCCCGGCGCTGCAGTTCACCAACTGGCAGTGGATCTCGCTCGTCATCGCCACGCCGGTCGTGGCGTGGGGCGCGTGGCCGTTCCACCGGGCCGCCTGGACGAACCTGCGCCACGGCGCGGCCACCATGGACACCCTGATCTCCATGGGCACGCTGGCGGCCTACGCGTGGTCGCTCTACGCGCTGCTGTTCGGCGCCGCCGGCACCCCCGGCATGACGCACGGGTTCGAGCTCACCATCCAGCGCATGGGCGGCGACGGGAACATCTACCTCGAAGTCGCGGCCGGGGTCACGACGTTCATCCTCGCCGGGCGCTACTTCGAGGCGCGCTCCAAGCGCCGGGCGGGTGCCGCGCTGCGCGCGCTGCTGGAGCTCGGCGCCAAGGACGTCGCGGTGCTCCGCGACGGCGTCGAGGTCCGCATCCCCACAGATCGACTCGCCGTCGGCGACCGGTTCGTGGTCCGCCCCGGGGAGAAGATCGCGACCGACGGGATCATCGAGGAGGGCAACTCCGCCGTCGACGCGAGCATGCTCACCGGCGAATCCGTGCCGGTCGAGGTCGGTGCGGGTGACGCCGTGGTCGGCGCCACCGTCAACGCGGGCGGCCGGCTGGTCGTCCGCGCCACGCGGATCGGCGCGGACACCCAGCTGGCCCAGATGGCCAAGCTCGTCGAGGACGCCCAGAGCGGCAAGGCCGCCGTGCAGCGGCTGGCCGACCGGATCTCCGCGGTGTTCGTCCCCCTCGTGATCCTGCTGGCGCTCGGGACGCTGATCTCCTGGCTCGCCACCGGTGCTGGTGCCACTGCCGCGTTCACCGCCGCCGTCGCGGTGCTGATCATCGCCTGCCCGTGCGCGCTGGGTCTGGCCACTCCGACCGCGCTGCTGGTCGGCACCGGGCGCGGCGCGCAGCTGGGCATCCTGATCAAGGGCCCGGAGGTGCTGGAGTCGACCCGGCGCATCGACACCGTGGTGCTGGACAAGACCGGCACCGTCACCAGTGGACAAATGTCGCTGGTCGCCGTGCACGCCGCGGACGGGATCGGCGAGGAAGCGGTGCTGCGCCTGGCAGGCGCGGCCGAACACGCCTCGGAACACCCGATCGCCAGGGCGATCGCGCGAGGGGCAGCCGAGCGAGTGGGCGAGCTTCCGGCCGTCGAGGAGTTCAGCAACGTCGAAGGACTCGGCGTGCAGGCCGTCATCGACGGCCGCGCCGTGCTCGTCGGACGCCCGGCGCTGCTCGCGCAGTGGAGCCAGCCGCTTCCCGCCGAGCTGGTCGCGGCGCAGACCAAGGCCGAGAAACAGGGCCGGACCGCCGTCGCGGTGGCATGGGACGGTGCCGCCCGCGCCGTGTTGGCGGTCGCCGACACCGTCAAGCCGACATCCGCAGCGGCCATCGCCGGACTGCGCAAGCTCGGTTTGAAGCCGGTCCTGCTCACCGGCGACAACGAGACGGTGGCGCGCACGGTGGCGGCCGAGACCGGCATCGACGAGGTCATCGCCGAGGTCCTGCCGCAGGACAAGGTCGACGCCGTCAAGCGGCTGCAGTCCGAAGGTCGCGTGGTGGCGATGGCCGGTGATGGCGTCAACGACGCCGCCGCCCTGGCCCAGGCCGACCTCGGCCTGGCCATGGGCACCGGCACCGACGTGGCCATCGAGGCCAGCGACCTGACCCTGGTCCGCGGCGACCTGCGCGCGGCGGTGGACGCGATCCGGCTGTCCCGCCGGACGCTCGGCACCATCAAGGGCAACCTGTTCTGGGCCTTCGCCTACAACGTGGCAGCCCTGCCGCTTGCGGCGGCTGGGCTGCTCAACCCGATGATCGCCGGGGCCGCGATGGCGTTCAGCTCGGTGTTCGTGGTCGGCAACAGCCTACGGCTGCGCCGCTTCCGCAGCACCAGCACGACCGAACCGATGCCCGGAACCGAAGCGAGCGAGCCGGTTCCGGCTGCGGCACGTCGAGGCTGA
- a CDS encoding heavy-metal-associated domain-containing protein, with product MIEASYTVTGMTCDHCARSVTEEVSKINTVSDVSVSLPTGAVTVRSSEPVNDADVRAAVEEAGYELAAK from the coding sequence GTGATCGAGGCCAGCTACACCGTGACCGGCATGACTTGCGACCACTGCGCGCGGTCGGTGACCGAGGAGGTCAGCAAGATCAACACGGTCTCGGACGTGTCAGTGAGCCTGCCCACCGGTGCCGTGACCGTGCGCAGCTCCGAGCCGGTGAACGACGCCGACGTGCGCGCGGCCGTCGAGGAAGCCGGCTACGAACTGGCCGCCAAGTAA
- a CDS encoding ABC transporter permease — MSARLDVLPAASVEPVRRSLPGLLLARVAAMCLVELQKLRHDRTELLTRAIQPALWLLIFGEVFTRLRAIPTGNIPYLDYLAPGILAQSALFIAIFYGIQIIWERDAGVLAKLLVTPTPRVALVTGKAFAAGVRALVQALVVLVLAALLGVGLTANPVNLLAMAVVVVLGSAFFCCLSITIAGLVLSRDRLMGIGQAITMPLFFASNALYPVDLMPEWLKVANYANPLGYEVDALRGLLIGTPAHLALDFAVLVVAAGTMISIASALLGRLAR; from the coding sequence ATGTCCGCGCGGCTCGACGTACTTCCAGCCGCCTCGGTTGAACCGGTGCGGCGCAGCCTGCCGGGCCTGCTGTTGGCGCGGGTGGCGGCGATGTGCCTGGTCGAGCTGCAGAAGTTGCGGCACGACCGGACCGAGCTGCTCACCAGGGCCATCCAGCCCGCGCTGTGGCTGCTGATCTTCGGCGAGGTGTTCACCAGGCTGCGGGCGATCCCCACCGGGAACATCCCGTACCTGGACTACCTGGCGCCGGGGATTCTCGCGCAGTCGGCGCTGTTCATCGCGATCTTCTACGGCATCCAGATCATCTGGGAACGGGATGCCGGCGTGCTGGCGAAGCTGCTGGTCACGCCCACGCCGCGGGTCGCTCTGGTCACCGGCAAGGCGTTCGCCGCCGGGGTGCGCGCGCTGGTGCAGGCGCTGGTGGTGCTGGTGCTGGCCGCGCTGCTCGGCGTCGGCCTCACCGCCAACCCGGTGAACCTGCTCGCGATGGCCGTGGTGGTGGTCCTCGGCTCGGCGTTCTTCTGCTGCCTGTCCATCACCATCGCGGGACTGGTGCTGTCCAGGGATCGGCTGATGGGGATCGGGCAGGCGATCACGATGCCGCTGTTCTTCGCCTCCAACGCCCTGTACCCGGTCGATCTGATGCCGGAGTGGCTGAAGGTGGCCAACTATGCGAACCCGCTCGGCTACGAGGTGGACGCGCTGCGCGGCCTCCTGATCGGCACGCCCGCCCACCTGGCGCTGGACTTCGCCGTCCTGGTCGTCGCCGCCGGCACCATGATCAGCATCGCCTCGGCACTCCTCGGCCGCCTGGCCCGGTGA
- a CDS encoding ABC transporter ATP-binding protein gives MTERMAVRCRDLRHAFGDQIAVDGVDLDVPPGEVFGLLGPNGAGKTTTIRAITTLLPTRAGTVEVFGVDVARHKLAARRLIGYVPQQLSADGSLTGRENVALFARLFDVPRAQRRSAVRAALDAVGLADAAERLANTYSGGMVRRLELAQALVSGPKLLVLDEPTIGLDPIGRESVWDRIREIRAETGMTVLMTTHYMDEADQHCERIALMHRGRIRARGTPAELKAAVGPDATLDDVFRTISTDAFGAGTGEGMRDVRAARRTSSRLG, from the coding sequence ATGACGGAGCGGATGGCCGTGCGGTGCAGGGATCTGCGGCACGCGTTCGGCGACCAGATCGCGGTCGACGGGGTTGATCTGGACGTCCCGCCCGGCGAGGTGTTCGGGTTGCTGGGGCCCAACGGCGCGGGCAAGACCACCACGATCCGGGCGATCACCACGCTCCTGCCCACCAGGGCGGGAACGGTCGAGGTCTTCGGCGTCGACGTGGCGCGCCACAAGCTGGCGGCGCGACGGCTGATCGGCTATGTGCCGCAGCAGCTTTCGGCCGACGGGTCGCTGACCGGGCGGGAGAACGTCGCGCTGTTCGCCCGGCTCTTCGACGTCCCCCGAGCGCAACGGCGATCCGCGGTGCGTGCCGCGCTGGACGCGGTCGGGCTCGCCGATGCCGCCGAACGCCTGGCCAACACCTACTCGGGCGGCATGGTGCGCCGCCTGGAACTCGCCCAGGCGCTCGTCAGCGGGCCGAAGCTGCTGGTGCTGGACGAGCCGACGATCGGCCTCGACCCCATCGGGCGGGAAAGCGTGTGGGACCGGATCCGCGAGATCCGCGCCGAGACCGGCATGACCGTGCTGATGACGACGCACTACATGGACGAGGCAGACCAGCACTGCGAGCGGATCGCCCTCATGCACCGCGGGCGGATTCGCGCGCGCGGCACTCCGGCGGAGCTCAAGGCCGCCGTGGGGCCGGACGCCACGCTCGACGACGTCTTCCGGACGATCAGCACCGACGCCTTCGGCGCCGGAACGGGGGAAGGGATGCGAGATGTCCGCGCGGCTCGACGTACTTCCAGCCGCCTCGGTTGA
- a CDS encoding MarR family winged helix-turn-helix transcriptional regulator has translation MGDVDARVVADELMTVIAALRRTVRRSLRAELPTPDLRGAQVELLRVVEQQQGISVTAAALQLRMAANSVSTLVNQLAHVGLLRRETDPDDRRAIRLHLTDTAAHRLAAWRQARTGLVGDALAELSTADQKAVAGALRGLYALVEALEGGGADDGADGRAVQGSAARVRRPDRGRRG, from the coding sequence GTGGGCGATGTGGACGCGCGGGTCGTCGCCGACGAGCTGATGACCGTGATCGCGGCGCTGCGGCGGACAGTGCGGCGCAGCCTTCGCGCCGAGCTGCCGACGCCGGACCTGCGGGGTGCCCAGGTCGAACTGCTTCGGGTCGTCGAACAGCAGCAGGGCATCAGCGTGACCGCCGCCGCCCTGCAACTGCGGATGGCGGCGAACTCCGTCAGCACGTTGGTCAACCAGCTCGCCCACGTCGGCCTGCTGCGCCGCGAAACCGATCCCGACGACCGCCGCGCGATCCGGCTGCACCTGACCGACACCGCCGCGCACCGGCTCGCGGCCTGGCGGCAGGCGAGAACCGGCCTCGTCGGCGATGCGCTCGCCGAACTGTCCACAGCAGACCAAAAGGCCGTTGCCGGTGCGCTGCGCGGTTTGTACGCGCTGGTCGAGGCCTTGGAAGGAGGTGGCGCCGATGACGGAGCGGATGGCCGTGCGGTGCAGGGATCTGCGGCACGCGTTCGGCGACCAGATCGCGGTCGACGGGGTTGA
- a CDS encoding VOC family protein, translating into MSILKTYARLWVDELDRALPLLQELTGAPADLRLSFESIELAAIGDFLVIAGPAEERAKYAHASATVVVANLDDLEATLKANGASITTPNTAGPTGRFLYARHADGAEVEYVEWNPELVQRLIR; encoded by the coding sequence GTGAGCATCCTGAAGACCTACGCCCGCCTCTGGGTCGACGAACTCGACCGCGCCCTCCCGCTCCTGCAGGAGCTGACCGGCGCACCGGCGGACCTCCGGCTGTCCTTCGAGAGCATCGAACTGGCGGCCATCGGCGACTTTCTCGTTATCGCGGGCCCCGCCGAGGAGCGCGCGAAGTACGCGCACGCCTCCGCCACCGTGGTCGTCGCGAACCTCGACGATCTCGAAGCGACCCTCAAGGCCAACGGCGCGTCCATCACCACGCCGAACACCGCCGGCCCCACCGGGCGTTTCCTCTACGCCCGCCACGCCGACGGAGCCGAGGTCGAGTACGTCGAATGGAACCCGGAACTCGTCCAGCGCCTCATCCGGTAA
- a CDS encoding winged helix-turn-helix transcriptional regulator yields the protein METEQVRRSPEDADVTRADSLAREIFSGVANKWALLIINVLRDRTLRFTELHTEVEGISHKVLTQTLRGLERDGVVHRTVHATVPPRVEYRLTDAGQALRDTVNGMCAWTRRYLDEIEASRRRFDAQKQT from the coding sequence GTGGAAACAGAGCAGGTCAGGCGCTCGCCCGAGGACGCCGATGTGACGCGTGCCGACTCCCTCGCCCGCGAGATCTTCTCCGGAGTGGCCAACAAGTGGGCGCTCCTGATCATCAACGTCCTGCGGGACCGGACCCTGCGCTTTACCGAGCTGCACACCGAAGTGGAGGGCATCAGCCACAAGGTGCTCACCCAAACCCTGCGCGGGCTCGAACGCGACGGTGTGGTGCATCGGACGGTGCACGCCACGGTGCCACCGCGAGTTGAGTACCGCCTCACCGATGCGGGCCAAGCACTTCGCGACACCGTCAACGGCATGTGCGCGTGGACCCGCCGGTACCTAGACGAGATCGAGGCGTCCCGCCGCCGCTTCGACGCGCAGAAGCAGACCTGA
- a CDS encoding ABC transporter ATP-binding protein, which yields MKTVLEVRGARHDFGETRALDGVDLAVGAGECVALLGPNGAGKTTLVNLVTGLLHPQGGGRIRIVGGDPRIAATRKHLGVVQQSLGFPNTLKVAELVTGAAVRGGLPRAAAGPVMAELGLTDLAGRRAAKLSGGQRQRLQLAMALVTDPALLVLDEPTVGLDVPARRRFWQVLAERRARGTGVLVTTHLIEESGSVADRVVVLNRGRIVAADRPEELMARLPDRTVTARTALDPARLSELPGVVSVGRDGDHVRLGTRSPEELLRVLLAADPELTDLRVEGAGLEEAVVGLTERSAA from the coding sequence ATGAAGACGGTGCTGGAAGTCCGCGGTGCGCGGCACGATTTCGGCGAAACGCGCGCCCTGGACGGGGTCGACCTGGCGGTCGGTGCCGGTGAGTGCGTCGCGCTGCTCGGGCCGAACGGAGCGGGGAAGACGACCCTGGTGAACCTGGTGACCGGTCTGCTGCACCCCCAAGGCGGCGGCCGGATCCGGATCGTCGGCGGTGACCCGAGGATCGCCGCCACCCGGAAGCACCTCGGCGTCGTGCAGCAGTCCCTCGGGTTCCCGAACACCCTGAAGGTCGCCGAGCTGGTCACCGGCGCCGCCGTGCGCGGCGGCTTACCGCGGGCGGCCGCGGGCCCGGTGATGGCGGAACTGGGCCTGACCGACCTGGCGGGGCGTCGGGCCGCCAAGCTCTCCGGCGGACAGCGGCAGCGGCTGCAACTGGCCATGGCGCTGGTGACCGATCCGGCGCTGCTCGTGCTGGACGAGCCGACCGTCGGCCTCGACGTGCCGGCCCGGCGGCGGTTCTGGCAGGTGCTGGCCGAGCGCCGCGCCCGGGGGACCGGCGTGCTGGTGACCACGCACCTGATCGAAGAGTCCGGGTCGGTCGCCGACCGCGTGGTGGTGCTGAACCGCGGTCGCATCGTGGCCGCGGACCGCCCGGAGGAGCTGATGGCCCGACTGCCCGACCGCACGGTCACCGCGAGGACCGCGCTCGACCCCGCCCGGCTGAGCGAGCTGCCCGGGGTCGTGTCCGTGGGCCGCGACGGCGACCACGTGCGCCTCGGCACCCGCAGCCCGGAGGAGCTGCTGCGCGTGCTCCTCGCTGCGGATCCGGAGCTCACCGACCTCCGCGTCGAGGGGGCCGGGCTGGAAGAAGCCGTGGTCGGCCTGACCGAACGGAGTGCCGCATGA
- a CDS encoding ABC transporter permease: MNTRIFGVEVVDEFRAIFREPTALFFSIVMPVGFFALFVSLYGKMPVGATPAGTGMLATFGTFAVLSVSLTNPGIGVAGDRERGWLRAKRVSAVPIGVTLAAKLVAVLPYSVGVLLAMTATAALTGALDISVVELLRVFAVLVLGALPFALLGLAVGFQAGPNATAAILNAILFPSAVLSGLWMPLEILPDFFGHIAQFLPTYHLAQLALAQLSGDAVVGHVLVLVAATCVTAALAAMSYRHARS; this comes from the coding sequence ATGAACACCAGGATCTTCGGCGTCGAGGTCGTGGACGAGTTCCGGGCCATCTTCCGGGAGCCCACCGCGCTGTTCTTCTCCATCGTGATGCCGGTCGGGTTCTTCGCGCTCTTCGTTTCGCTGTACGGGAAGATGCCCGTCGGTGCGACCCCGGCCGGCACCGGCATGCTGGCGACCTTCGGGACCTTCGCGGTGCTGTCGGTCTCGTTGACCAACCCGGGCATCGGGGTGGCGGGGGACCGCGAACGCGGCTGGTTGCGGGCGAAACGGGTTTCCGCCGTCCCGATCGGCGTGACGCTGGCCGCGAAGCTGGTCGCGGTGCTGCCCTACTCGGTGGGCGTCCTGCTGGCCATGACCGCCACCGCCGCGCTGACCGGGGCGTTGGACATCTCGGTCGTCGAGCTACTGCGGGTCTTCGCCGTGCTGGTGCTCGGGGCGTTGCCCTTCGCCCTGCTGGGCTTGGCCGTCGGTTTCCAGGCTGGGCCGAATGCCACGGCGGCCATCCTCAACGCGATCCTGTTCCCGTCGGCCGTGCTGTCCGGCCTGTGGATGCCGCTGGAGATCCTGCCCGACTTCTTCGGCCACATCGCGCAGTTCCTGCCGACGTACCACCTGGCACAGCTGGCGCTGGCCCAGCTGTCCGGTGACGCGGTCGTCGGGCACGTGCTCGTGCTGGTCGCCGCGACCTGCGTCACCGCTGCTCTAGCCGCGATGTCGTATCGTCATGCGCGATCATGA